In a genomic window of bacterium:
- a CDS encoding glycosyltransferase family 39 protein has translation MSNKSSHIKSPFVIFLVVYLVLFLFIFHPRISGNDEIGYYVYLRSAMIDRDFDFTNEFAHYKDSYLIVGYSSVTGKPVNGLPIGSAILWLPFFLLAHFGIWVAHLFGSLMPMDGYSMPYIFAICFGSSLYAFFGLLLIYQLAKNIFANEKVIKVAILLFWLASPLVYYMYLQPAMAHANSVFAVSLFLYLWYTMRGRESFQKWCLLGVIGSIMTLVRFQDALFVVIPWVDYVLQRRKEIKLRSILQNALSFGLPFFIIFLPQLLVWKSIFGSYFSGPESHQIISGTNLLQPHLLAVLFSGRHGLITWHPIILFSLVGTVWLYQKDKWFTGLLVGLFIVQLYLISSWHEYWGAHSFGHRMFLSSAAFFVLGLIAFLEKINNKIPFTLIYLGSAVLIIWNLLLIAQYTLGLIDRDGTTPFLTVIYNQIFVVPTKFNEIIRLIFSS, from the coding sequence ATGTCGAATAAAAGTAGTCATATAAAAAGTCCGTTCGTGATATTTCTTGTTGTTTATCTTGTTCTCTTTCTATTCATTTTTCATCCGCGAATTTCTGGGAACGATGAAATTGGATATTATGTATATCTCCGGTCAGCAATGATTGACCGAGATTTCGATTTTACAAACGAGTTCGCGCATTATAAAGATTCTTATCTTATTGTCGGATATAGTTCGGTTACTGGTAAACCGGTGAATGGCTTACCCATTGGGTCAGCTATTTTATGGCTCCCATTTTTTCTGCTGGCTCATTTCGGGATTTGGGTTGCGCATCTATTTGGTTCATTAATGCCGATGGATGGATATTCGATGCCGTATATATTTGCGATATGTTTCGGTTCGTCACTCTATGCATTCTTCGGACTTCTCTTGATATATCAGCTAGCTAAGAATATCTTTGCCAATGAAAAAGTTATCAAAGTAGCCATTCTATTATTCTGGTTAGCTTCTCCGTTAGTTTACTATATGTATCTTCAGCCGGCAATGGCGCATGCTAATTCAGTATTTGCGGTATCCCTGTTTCTCTACCTCTGGTATACTATGCGGGGAAGAGAATCCTTTCAAAAATGGTGTCTTCTTGGAGTGATAGGAAGTATAATGACTTTGGTTCGATTTCAGGATGCACTATTTGTGGTGATTCCTTGGGTGGATTATGTATTGCAGCGAAGGAAAGAAATTAAACTGAGAAGTATCCTGCAGAATGCACTCAGTTTTGGGCTGCCATTCTTCATTATTTTCCTGCCTCAGTTATTGGTATGGAAGTCTATTTTCGGTTCCTATTTTAGCGGACCGGAATCGCATCAGATTATTTCCGGAACCAATCTATTGCAACCGCATCTGCTAGCGGTTCTCTTTTCTGGTAGGCACGGGCTCATCACTTGGCATCCGATAATTTTATTCAGTCTTGTTGGAACCGTTTGGTTATATCAAAAAGATAAATGGTTCACCGGATTACTCGTGGGACTATTTATCGTCCAACTTTATCTAATCAGTTCTTGGCACGAATATTGGGGAGCACATTCATTCGGGCATCGGATGTTTTTAAGTAGCGCTGCTTTTTTCGTTTTAGGGTTAATCGCTTTTCTCGAAAAGATAAATAACAAAATTCCATTTACATTGATATATTTGGGCAGTGCAGTGTTGATTATCTGGAATCTATTGCTCATTGCCCAATATACGTTAGGATTAATTGACCGCGACGGGACAACGCCATTTTTAACTGTTATCTATAACCAAATATTTGTTGTCCCGACGAAATTCAACGAGATTATTCGGCTCATATTCTCTTCATAA
- the hfq gene encoding RNA chaperone Hfq, producing MSKVSMNLQDSFLNAARRQNASVTIILTDGSQLKGKVNGFDNFTVILDVGKIQHLIYKHAIATVFPDKPLDRRPLNAQGQSAKPDEITPEKIQEFKKAMEGQK from the coding sequence ATGTCAAAAGTTAGTATGAATTTGCAGGATAGTTTTTTAAATGCAGCACGTCGACAGAATGCTTCGGTAACCATTATATTAACTGATGGTTCACAACTGAAAGGCAAGGTTAACGGATTCGATAATTTCACGGTTATCCTTGATGTTGGTAAAATTCAGCATTTAATTTATAAACATGCGATTGCAACAGTTTTCCCGGATAAGCCGTTAGATAGGAGACCGCTCAACGCACAAGGTCAATCCGCAAAACCCGATGAAATTACTCCTGAAAAAATTCAGGAATTTAAAAAGGCCATGGAAGGACAAAAATAA
- the ahcY gene encoding adenosylhomocysteinase yields the protein MNYDIANINLAEKGKLRIEWADRNMPVLRLIRKRFAKEKPLKGIRLAACLHITTETANLARTLQAGGAEVALCASNPLSTQDDVAASLVKHYGIPTFAIKGENRTTYYAHITAALDTKPMITMDDGADLVSTILLERKELIKNIIGGTEETTTGVIRLRSMEKKGALKFPIIAVNDADTKHLFDNRYGTGQSTIDGILRATNILFAGSTVVVCGYGWCGRGTATRAKGMGANVIIVEVDPLRALEAVMDGYQVMPIADAAKIGDVFITVTGNINVLRKEHFAVMKDGAIVCNSGHFNVEIDIPGLEKMSKKKRQIRDFVVEYTLANGRKINLLGEGRLINLAAAEGHPAVVMDMSFANQSLCAEYMVKEGKKLQKKVYRVPLEIDKMIARLKLTALGITIDTLTNEQKKYLASWEMGT from the coding sequence ATGAATTATGACATTGCGAATATAAACCTAGCGGAAAAAGGAAAACTGCGAATCGAATGGGCTGACCGAAATATGCCAGTGTTGCGTCTGATTCGAAAACGGTTTGCTAAAGAAAAACCGCTTAAAGGGATACGGCTAGCCGCTTGTTTACATATTACTACTGAAACGGCAAATCTAGCCCGAACCTTGCAAGCGGGTGGCGCTGAAGTAGCCTTATGCGCTTCGAATCCGTTAAGCACGCAGGATGATGTTGCGGCTTCTTTAGTTAAACATTATGGAATACCGACATTTGCGATTAAAGGTGAAAATCGGACTACGTATTATGCGCATATCACTGCAGCGTTGGATACCAAACCAATGATAACCATGGACGACGGAGCCGACCTCGTTTCCACCATCCTGTTAGAACGGAAGGAACTGATTAAAAATATTATCGGTGGAACCGAAGAAACCACGACAGGCGTCATTCGACTACGCAGTATGGAGAAAAAAGGTGCGTTGAAATTCCCGATAATTGCGGTAAATGATGCGGATACCAAACACCTATTTGATAACCGATACGGCACGGGTCAGAGCACCATAGATGGGATTTTGCGTGCAACCAATATTCTGTTTGCAGGGAGTACCGTTGTCGTTTGTGGATACGGTTGGTGTGGTCGCGGAACTGCAACTCGCGCGAAAGGAATGGGTGCGAATGTCATTATTGTTGAAGTTGACCCGTTACGTGCGTTAGAAGCGGTTATGGACGGTTATCAGGTAATGCCAATAGCTGACGCTGCTAAAATAGGCGATGTATTTATTACGGTCACCGGCAATATCAATGTGCTTCGAAAAGAACATTTTGCCGTAATGAAAGATGGAGCGATAGTCTGCAATTCCGGTCATTTTAATGTTGAAATAGATATTCCGGGTTTAGAAAAAATGAGTAAAAAGAAACGGCAGATTCGCGATTTTGTCGTTGAATATACGTTAGCGAATGGACGGAAAATCAATCTGCTTGGTGAAGGGCGGTTAATTAATCTTGCGGCAGCGGAAGGACATCCGGCAGTAGTTATGGATATGAGTTTTGCAAATCAGTCATTGTGTGCAGAGTATATGGTTAAAGAAGGGAAAAAACTGCAGAAGAAAGTGTATCGCGTTCCGCTTGAAATAGATAAGATGATAGCACGACTGAAATTAACTGCGCTCGGGATTACCATTGATACGTTAACGAATGAACAAAAGAAATATCTAGCATCCTGGGAGATGGGAACATAG
- the bshA gene encoding N-acetyl-alpha-D-glucosaminyl L-malate synthase BshA: MNIGIACYPTYGGSGVIATELGIALAKTGHSIHFISYAQPFRLQQYQENVFFHPVEMVHYPLFKYPPYDLALSVKMADVAEQARLDILHVHYAIPHAACACLARAMKSSKFPKVITTLHGTDITLVGVDPSYYQITKYSIEQSDGVTAVSNYLKQKTIDEFNIKNHIEVIPNFVDISRFKPIENQKLRFQFAPNNEKILIHISNFRPVKRVEDVVRIFSIVKQEIPVKLILVGEDCESVPMRRIRELGQELGVDEHIICLGQQGNIEHLLPIADLFILPSEQESFGLAALEAMSCGLPVIATNIGGIPEVVQSGETGYLSQVGDIQAMANHALTLLQDETLLTQFKKNARTRAISYFNASDIIPQYENYYREILMK, translated from the coding sequence ATGAATATCGGGATTGCATGTTATCCAACGTATGGAGGGAGCGGTGTTATTGCAACGGAATTAGGGATTGCGTTAGCGAAAACAGGACATTCGATTCATTTTATCAGTTATGCGCAACCGTTCCGATTACAACAATATCAGGAAAACGTCTTCTTTCATCCGGTTGAAATGGTTCATTATCCGCTGTTTAAATATCCGCCGTATGATTTAGCGTTATCCGTTAAAATGGCTGATGTCGCTGAACAAGCGCGCTTGGATATTTTGCATGTGCATTACGCAATCCCACACGCTGCCTGCGCTTGTTTAGCAAGAGCAATGAAGAGCAGTAAATTCCCGAAAGTTATCACCACGTTGCACGGAACGGATATAACGCTTGTCGGGGTTGACCCGTCATACTATCAAATCACGAAATATAGTATTGAACAAAGTGACGGGGTTACTGCCGTATCCAATTATTTAAAACAAAAAACGATCGATGAATTTAACATCAAAAACCACATTGAAGTTATTCCGAATTTCGTTGATATCAGCCGATTCAAACCAATTGAAAACCAAAAGCTTCGATTCCAATTTGCGCCAAATAACGAAAAAATATTAATCCATATTTCCAATTTTCGGCCAGTCAAGCGAGTAGAAGATGTCGTGCGGATTTTTTCTATCGTCAAACAAGAGATTCCGGTAAAACTTATTCTCGTTGGTGAAGATTGTGAGAGTGTTCCGATGCGCAGAATTCGGGAATTAGGTCAGGAACTCGGAGTAGACGAACATATCATCTGTTTAGGACAGCAGGGAAATATCGAACATTTATTGCCGATAGCAGATTTGTTTATTTTACCGAGTGAACAGGAAAGTTTCGGTCTAGCTGCGTTAGAAGCAATGAGTTGTGGTCTTCCGGTTATTGCGACTAATATAGGCGGGATTCCGGAAGTAGTTCAATCCGGGGAAACCGGTTACTTAAGCCAAGTTGGAGATATACAGGCTATGGCAAACCATGCACTTACCTTATTGCAAGATGAAACATTGTTAACCCAGTTTAAGAAAAACGCTCGTACCCGAGCTATTTCTTACTTTAATGCAAGTGATATCATTCCACAGTATGAGAATTACTATCGGGAAATTCTCATGAAATAA
- the metK gene encoding methionine adenosyltransferase, with protein MSKSYLFTSESVTEGHPDKICDQVSDAILDEIYKKDPNGRVACETMVTTGLVIVAGEITTSCYVDIPKLVRGTVRAIGYTDATYGFDYETCGVITAIQEQSPDIARGVVYEVKGAGDQGMMFGYACRETPELMPMPIMLAHKLCKRLAEVRKDGTLPYLRPDGKSQVTVEYVDKKPIRVHTVVIAAQHGEVRQEELREEIIEEVIKKVIPEELLDKKTIYHINATGKFEVGGPHADTGVTGRKIIVDTYGGVAPHGGGCFSGKDPTKVDRSGAYIARYAAKNIVAAGLADECIIQLAYCIGVPEPVSISVDTKGTGKVSNEKLVKLLRDNFDFTPAGIIEHLKLRRPIYKKTAVYGHFGRTEPEFTWEATDKVKELKKAL; from the coding sequence ATGAGTAAAAGTTATCTATTTACGTCAGAATCAGTTACTGAAGGCCATCCGGATAAAATCTGTGATCAGGTTTCGGATGCAATTTTAGATGAAATTTATAAGAAAGACCCGAATGGTCGAGTTGCCTGTGAAACGATGGTAACCACCGGATTGGTTATCGTTGCTGGTGAAATAACCACGAGTTGTTATGTAGATATTCCGAAACTCGTGCGTGGAACTGTTCGCGCAATCGGATATACCGATGCAACCTATGGATTTGATTATGAGACCTGCGGAGTGATAACGGCGATTCAAGAACAATCACCGGATATCGCTCGAGGTGTCGTATATGAAGTCAAAGGAGCAGGAGATCAAGGGATGATGTTCGGGTATGCCTGCAGAGAAACTCCGGAATTAATGCCGATGCCGATAATGCTTGCGCATAAACTGTGTAAACGGTTAGCGGAAGTCCGGAAAGATGGAACCTTACCCTATCTTCGCCCGGATGGGAAATCGCAGGTAACCGTTGAATATGTTGATAAGAAACCGATTCGCGTACATACCGTAGTCATTGCAGCGCAACATGGAGAAGTTCGACAGGAAGAATTACGAGAAGAGATAATTGAAGAGGTAATAAAGAAAGTTATTCCTGAAGAATTGTTGGATAAAAAGACCATCTATCATATTAATGCAACTGGCAAGTTCGAAGTTGGCGGACCCCATGCGGATACCGGGGTTACCGGCCGGAAAATTATCGTTGATACCTATGGCGGTGTTGCTCCACATGGCGGCGGCTGTTTCTCCGGTAAAGACCCGACGAAAGTTGACCGGAGTGGTGCATACATTGCGCGATATGCAGCGAAAAATATTGTTGCGGCTGGATTAGCTGATGAATGTATTATCCAACTCGCATATTGTATTGGAGTGCCGGAACCCGTTTCCATTAGTGTTGATACAAAAGGGACTGGCAAGGTTTCAAATGAGAAACTTGTAAAACTGCTTCGGGATAATTTTGATTTCACTCCTGCCGGAATTATTGAACATCTCAAACTGCGTCGTCCGATATATAAGAAAACCGCTGTGTATGGTCATTTCGGACGAACAGAACCGGAGTTCACTTGGGAAGCAACGGATAAAGTTAAAGAATTAAAGAAAGCATTGTAA
- the hflX gene encoding GTPase HflX, whose amino-acid sequence MLVGVVHPPNALWQVEESVDELQLLALSAGAECLETVIHKQTRINPSLFIGKGTAERIAELVIARNANLVIFDDDLTPAQQRNLEEICQVKIVDRTELILDIFAQRAKTKEGKLQVELAQLHYRLPRLTGRGVLMSRLGGGIGTRGPGETKLETDRRRIRDRIRYLEQAIDKIAIYRKQQRMRRVSSHIPLVALVGYTNAGKSTLFNALTDETVLVQDKLFATLDPTTRRIKLPNGEYILLSDTVGFIRKLPHDLVAAFRATLEEVRHADLLLHIVDASHPYKEDQIAAVEKVLKEIGIADKPIITVWNKSDTFVNPIETAERLKHKVANSVVISALEHRGFIELFNAIMQFFESRWLEIRLNIPHYRADVIANLYHIGQVETIKYLAKHIQVTARILAEDKHRFREFIRDSHRTIERL is encoded by the coding sequence ATTTTAGTTGGTGTAGTTCATCCACCGAATGCGTTATGGCAAGTAGAAGAGTCGGTAGATGAACTCCAGCTTCTTGCGTTAAGTGCTGGTGCAGAGTGTTTAGAAACCGTTATCCACAAGCAAACGCGGATTAACCCGAGTTTGTTCATTGGAAAAGGAACTGCGGAAAGGATAGCGGAATTAGTTATTGCACGCAATGCGAATCTGGTCATTTTCGATGATGACTTAACCCCAGCTCAGCAGCGGAATTTAGAGGAAATCTGTCAGGTTAAAATTGTTGACCGAACCGAGTTGATTCTTGATATTTTTGCCCAACGGGCAAAAACGAAAGAAGGGAAACTCCAAGTCGAATTAGCGCAATTACATTATCGGTTACCACGCTTAACCGGTCGCGGAGTGTTAATGTCACGGTTAGGCGGTGGAATTGGGACCCGTGGTCCGGGAGAAACCAAGCTTGAAACCGACCGTAGACGGATTCGTGACCGGATTCGGTATCTCGAACAAGCAATAGATAAAATTGCGATATATCGGAAACAGCAGCGGATGCGACGTGTATCCAGTCATATCCCGCTGGTAGCGTTAGTTGGATATACCAATGCTGGCAAATCTACATTGTTTAACGCACTCACCGATGAAACTGTTTTAGTGCAAGATAAATTATTTGCAACGCTTGACCCGACCACACGTCGTATTAAATTACCGAACGGAGAGTATATCCTGCTGTCCGATACCGTTGGGTTTATTCGGAAATTACCGCATGATTTAGTAGCTGCGTTTCGTGCAACGCTGGAAGAAGTCCGCCACGCTGATTTATTATTACATATCGTTGACGCTAGCCATCCCTATAAAGAAGACCAGATAGCGGCAGTGGAAAAAGTATTAAAAGAAATTGGGATAGCGGATAAACCGATAATCACGGTTTGGAATAAAAGCGATACCTTTGTTAACCCTATCGAGACTGCAGAACGACTGAAACATAAAGTAGCGAATAGCGTGGTTATTTCAGCGTTAGAACATCGCGGGTTTATTGAGTTATTCAATGCGATTATGCAATTTTTTGAAAGCCGATGGCTGGAAATTCGGTTGAATATTCCGCATTATCGCGCGGATGTGATAGCGAATCTGTACCATATTGGGCAAGTGGAAACTATCAAGTATCTCGCGAAACATATCCAAGTCACCGCACGGATTTTAGCGGAAGATAAACATAGATTTCGAGAGTTTATACGAGACTCCCATCGAACTATAGAGAGACTCTAG
- the bshC gene encoding bacillithiol biosynthesis cysteine-adding enzyme BshC: MRIVKTIPFTLIPGSSRLFLDYLAQSNELAAFYTAYPTEIAYPTVLAKIQATQYPRNELVEILIEQNQSFGAPELTVQNIKQLENHTTVAIVTGQQVGLFGGPLYTVYKILTAIRLAQSLKEQYSIPTVPMFWLAADDHDFSEINHITILDKFNHVVTLEYTSQNPTSTQSAGYMVFDQQINEVIAQLESSLFDTEFKSAVFTRLRDCYQPGKNFATAFGQWMTRLFGNYGLVFVNPTDARIRRLASPLYKKEIAEQANVKQAIRVTTNALLEKGYHRQVAVQEDKTNLFIDYSGTRHPIRIEGERYVFPGTNMKYTAAELIDLIDQCPERFSPNVLLRPIIEDALIPTLAYIAGPNELAYYAQCKGLYEVFGIQMPIVVPRVSITMVEKKIADVLDKYHIELGLIFENAEKTISDTLNQSLPQAIDFELNRLKEQIERQFQQLNETVTQWEPSMKEAIMNSRNSVLHQVRNLEQKIGLAHRKKSETVREQLKKLVNHILPNRDLQERTFNIIPYLIKYNVEFIDRLYSTIDKTNNEHQILDLR; this comes from the coding sequence ATGCGTATCGTAAAAACAATACCTTTTACTTTGATACCAGGGAGTTCTCGGCTATTCCTCGATTACCTCGCGCAATCGAACGAACTCGCTGCTTTCTATACCGCTTATCCTACCGAAATCGCCTATCCTACGGTATTAGCAAAAATTCAAGCTACACAATATCCACGTAACGAATTGGTTGAAATTCTCATTGAACAAAATCAATCGTTCGGAGCGCCAGAACTAACGGTACAAAATATTAAGCAATTAGAAAATCATACCACCGTAGCTATAGTTACTGGCCAGCAGGTAGGACTATTTGGTGGACCACTCTATACCGTTTATAAAATCTTAACCGCAATCCGTCTAGCGCAATCGCTTAAAGAACAATATTCAATTCCTACGGTACCGATGTTTTGGCTCGCTGCGGATGACCATGATTTCAGTGAAATCAACCATATAACCATTTTAGATAAATTCAACCATGTGGTTACGCTCGAGTATACCTCGCAAAATCCGACATCGACTCAATCCGCAGGGTATATGGTTTTTGACCAGCAGATCAATGAAGTGATAGCGCAACTCGAATCGAGTTTATTTGACACCGAATTTAAATCAGCAGTTTTTACCCGATTGCGAGACTGTTATCAGCCGGGGAAAAATTTCGCTACTGCATTCGGTCAATGGATGACAAGGTTGTTTGGTAACTATGGATTGGTATTCGTTAACCCGACCGATGCGCGCATTCGGAGATTAGCAAGTCCCCTGTATAAAAAAGAAATCGCTGAACAAGCGAACGTCAAGCAAGCGATTCGGGTAACAACAAATGCATTGCTCGAAAAAGGCTACCATAGGCAAGTAGCGGTGCAAGAAGATAAAACAAATTTGTTTATCGATTATAGCGGAACACGACATCCGATTCGGATCGAAGGTGAGCGCTATGTATTTCCTGGAACGAATATGAAATATACCGCAGCAGAGTTGATTGACTTGATTGACCAGTGTCCGGAACGATTTAGTCCGAATGTTCTATTACGACCGATTATTGAAGATGCGCTTATCCCGACTCTAGCATATATCGCTGGGCCGAACGAGCTTGCCTATTATGCGCAATGCAAAGGACTCTATGAAGTATTCGGAATCCAGATGCCGATAGTCGTTCCGCGAGTAAGCATAACGATGGTAGAAAAAAAGATTGCTGACGTTCTCGATAAATATCATATCGAACTTGGGTTGATATTCGAGAACGCTGAGAAAACCATCAGTGATACGCTCAACCAATCGTTACCGCAAGCGATTGATTTTGAATTGAACCGGTTAAAAGAACAAATTGAACGACAGTTCCAACAATTGAATGAAACGGTTACTCAATGGGAACCGAGTATGAAAGAGGCAATTATGAATTCACGAAATTCCGTCTTACATCAGGTGAGGAATTTGGAACAAAAAATCGGATTAGCCCATAGGAAAAAAAGTGAAACCGTTCGGGAACAGTTGAAGAAACTGGTTAATCATATCCTACCAAACCGAGATTTGCAGGAGAGAACGTTCAATATTATTCCTTATCTTATTAAATACAATGTTGAATTCATTGACCGCCTTTATTCAACGATTGATAAGACGAATAACGAACATCAAATTCTCGATTTGCGTTGA
- the miaA gene encoding tRNA (adenosine(37)-N6)-dimethylallyltransferase MiaA — MHNKIPILVLVGPTAVGKTDIGIEIAQALETEIISADSMQVYRYLNIGTAKPTLEQQRLVKHYMIDLVNPDEPYNAAIYSQQATQIAENLYNCQKIPLVVGGTGLYIRALIDGIFAQPKISESWRKQFRVDKEKKSNTELHAELRAVDELAADRIHPNDRRRILRALEVYHYFRIPISQFQQEQRQQGTRFIPLYFGLTMEMRRLYERIHQRIDKMINQGWVEEVQWLRAQGYSPQLLSMQGLGYRQINAFLDKKIHYEQMITLIQRDTRHYAKRQMTWFRANPRINWFVIDVEEKKNIINKIITITKNQFIA; from the coding sequence ATGCATAATAAAATTCCAATATTAGTTTTAGTCGGACCGACCGCTGTGGGTAAAACTGATATCGGTATCGAAATTGCACAAGCTCTGGAAACCGAAATCATCTCTGCCGATTCGATGCAGGTATATCGTTATCTAAATATCGGGACGGCGAAACCAACTTTGGAACAACAGCGGTTAGTTAAGCATTATATGATAGATTTAGTTAATCCTGATGAACCATATAACGCTGCGATATATAGCCAACAAGCAACACAGATTGCTGAAAATTTATATAATTGCCAGAAAATTCCGCTGGTCGTTGGCGGGACTGGGTTATATATTCGAGCGTTAATCGACGGCATTTTCGCGCAACCGAAAATATCAGAATCGTGGAGAAAACAATTTAGAGTAGATAAAGAAAAGAAAAGCAATACTGAATTACATGCAGAACTCCGTGCGGTTGATGAACTTGCCGCTGATCGTATCCATCCGAACGACCGCAGACGAATCCTTCGTGCGTTAGAAGTCTATCATTATTTTCGAATTCCGATAAGTCAATTCCAACAGGAACAGCGACAGCAGGGAACACGATTTATTCCACTTTATTTCGGGTTAACCATGGAGATGCGAAGATTATATGAACGGATTCATCAGCGAATTGATAAAATGATAAATCAAGGGTGGGTGGAAGAAGTTCAATGGCTTCGAGCGCAAGGATATTCACCGCAACTTCTTTCAATGCAAGGATTAGGATATCGCCAAATCAACGCTTTTCTCGATAAGAAAATACATTATGAGCAAATGATTACATTAATCCAGCGCGATACCCGACATTATGCGAAACGCCAGATGACTTGGTTTCGAGCAAATCCGAGAATCAACTGGTTTGTAATTGACGTCGAAGAAAAGAAGAATATTATCAATAAAATCATAACTATAACAAAAAATCAATTTATCGCTTGA
- a CDS encoding Xaa-Pro peptidase family protein, which produces MNLRLSKVREILQKKKITAIIISNPINRNYISGFTGTEATLLIGLRRAYFITDFRYIEQAKQEISGFQIVEIKSGETALETCAQLIQQNRWLRVGFEAEHFTVATHQKLMKNIRTVRLIPTQRIVESLREIKDEHELRLIETSANIAEQAFRNVIPLIRIGTTEKEIAMRFEWEARKLGADKVAFELIVASGKRSALPHGVASDKKLRNGEFVTIDFGVVYQGYCSDCTRTFCIGKPTIKQKEIYEVVLKAQETALNAVCPQLQCNRLDSIARTVIEQAGYGKYFGHGLGHGVGREIHESPRLNKLNQTKLAPGMVITIEPGIYIPNWGGVRIEDLVVVTDKGYTLLTHYPKELISLPN; this is translated from the coding sequence ATGAACCTTCGATTAAGTAAAGTAAGAGAAATTCTGCAAAAAAAGAAAATCACGGCTATAATTATCTCAAATCCGATTAATCGAAATTATATATCCGGATTTACTGGAACAGAAGCGACGCTCCTTATTGGATTGAGAAGAGCATATTTTATCACCGATTTCAGATATATCGAACAAGCGAAACAAGAGATAAGCGGATTTCAAATTGTTGAAATAAAATCGGGCGAGACTGCGTTAGAAACCTGTGCTCAGTTGATCCAACAAAACCGATGGTTGCGGGTAGGGTTCGAAGCGGAACATTTCACTGTTGCTACCCACCAGAAGCTGATGAAAAATATCAGAACAGTTCGCTTGATTCCTACTCAGCGAATCGTCGAATCACTTCGTGAAATTAAAGACGAACACGAATTAAGGTTAATTGAGACCAGTGCGAATATTGCAGAACAGGCGTTTCGCAACGTTATACCGTTGATTCGAATTGGCACAACCGAAAAAGAAATTGCAATGCGGTTTGAATGGGAAGCGAGAAAACTCGGCGCAGATAAGGTAGCGTTTGAACTTATCGTTGCTTCTGGGAAACGGTCAGCATTACCGCATGGTGTTGCTTCCGATAAGAAACTTCGCAACGGTGAATTCGTAACCATAGATTTCGGTGTCGTCTATCAAGGGTATTGTTCCGATTGTACCCGAACCTTCTGTATCGGTAAGCCGACAATCAAACAAAAAGAAATCTATGAGGTAGTGCTTAAAGCTCAGGAAACCGCATTGAATGCGGTTTGCCCGCAATTGCAATGTAATCGGCTGGATTCGATCGCGAGAACCGTTATTGAACAAGCTGGATATGGGAAATATTTCGGTCACGGGCTCGGACACGGTGTCGGGCGTGAGATTCATGAATCGCCTCGATTGAACAAACTGAATCAAACGAAACTAGCGCCAGGAATGGTTATAACGATAGAACCGGGAATATACATACCAAATTGGGGCGGGGTGCGGATAGAAGATTTAGTCGTTGTAACCGATAAAGGATATACATTGCTAACCCATTACCCAAAAGAATTAATCAGCTTACCTAACTAA
- a CDS encoding NUDIX hydrolase has product MQPSIRIRVAVILIQNGTLLFVKHCKYGKEYWLLPGGGLEFGETIESCAKRELREETGFEIELGDLAFINESIPPDKHRHVLNLFFWGTIIGGTLNVQPDGVLIDAAFIPIEKIPELTMFPRVNRELLTLIQRKSVEQISLGNRWD; this is encoded by the coding sequence ATGCAACCATCAATTCGGATTCGCGTAGCGGTAATTCTCATTCAAAATGGTACTCTTCTTTTCGTGAAGCATTGCAAGTATGGGAAAGAATATTGGTTGTTACCCGGTGGTGGACTCGAATTTGGTGAAACGATTGAATCCTGTGCGAAACGGGAACTGCGAGAAGAAACTGGATTCGAAATCGAACTTGGAGATTTAGCATTTATTAACGAATCTATTCCCCCAGATAAACATCGGCATGTACTCAATTTATTTTTTTGGGGTACAATTATTGGTGGGACGTTAAACGTCCAACCCGATGGGGTTTTAATTGATGCCGCATTTATTCCGATAGAAAAAATACCGGAATTAACCATGTTTCCACGGGTGAACCGGGAACTGTTAACGCTGATTCAAAGGAAATCAGTCGAGCAAATATCGTTAGGAAACCGATGGGATTAA